The Blautia hydrogenotrophica DSM 10507 genome window below encodes:
- a CDS encoding ATP-binding protein: protein MIRKIIKINQDLCNGCGACVAACHEGAIQMVNGKAVLTREDYCDGLGDCLPACPTDAISFEEREAPAYDEAAVKKAQAKKASPLPCGCPGTTAKTFTPSPCSATVRNTSQLRQWPVQIKLLPIQAPYYEQADLLIAADCTAYAYANFHQDFIQGHITLVGCPKLDSVDYAEKLTAIFRENQIRSVTVARMEVPCCGGLEHAVRTAIAASGRDIPLKVATISTQGELL from the coding sequence ATGATACGTAAAATTATAAAGATCAATCAAGACTTATGCAATGGCTGCGGCGCCTGTGTCGCTGCTTGTCATGAAGGCGCAATCCAGATGGTAAACGGAAAGGCTGTTCTCACCCGCGAAGACTACTGTGATGGTCTAGGAGACTGTCTTCCCGCCTGTCCCACAGATGCGATCTCCTTCGAAGAGAGGGAAGCGCCTGCCTATGACGAGGCTGCTGTAAAAAAGGCGCAGGCAAAAAAAGCAAGTCCACTCCCCTGCGGATGTCCTGGAACTACGGCAAAGACTTTCACCCCCTCCCCCTGTTCGGCGACCGTCAGAAATACCAGTCAGCTTCGCCAATGGCCGGTACAGATCAAGCTTCTGCCTATCCAGGCTCCTTACTATGAACAGGCCGACCTCTTGATCGCCGCCGACTGTACCGCCTACGCCTATGCGAATTTCCATCAGGATTTTATTCAGGGACACATCACCCTCGTAGGTTGTCCAAAGCTGGATTCTGTTGATTACGCAGAAAAGCTCACTGCAATCTTTCGGGAAAATCAAATCCGAAGCGTCACTGTCGCCCGCATGGAAGTCCCCTGCTGCGGCGGTCTGGAACACGCAGTCCGCACCGCCATCGCTGCCAGTGGCAGAGACATCCCCTTAAAAGTCGCAACCATCTCCACCCAAGGAGAATTATTATAA
- the hcp gene encoding hydroxylamine reductase produces the protein MSQEMFCFQCEQTAGCSGCTKKTGVCGKSADTAKLQDEITGALIGLAKSLGEKHASKEQIRLMVEGLFSTLTNVNFDNDDLNRQLSKIRGVKALLADAAPDYSMELLWNAQEDIRSLKSLILFGLRGVAAYAYHATVLGYEDDTVNQFFFEAMRLLSKDGGMNDFLPTVLKVGEVNLKCMELLDRANTQTYGIPSPVTVPLKVEKGPFIVISGHDLRDLKLLLEQTEGRGIQIYTHGEMLPAHAYPELKKYSHLKGNFGTAWQNQQKEFADLPAPILFTTNCLMPPKSSYQDRVFTTEVVAYPGMVHIGEDKDFTPVIEKALELGGYREDQNFTGINGGTQVTTGFGHHTILSVADQVADAVKSGALKHIFLVGGCDGARAGRNYYTEFVQKTPADTAVLTLACGKYRFNDLSLGTIGSLPRLMDMGQCNDAYGAIRVASALAEVFQCGVNELPLTLVLSWYEQKAVCILLTLLHLGIRNIYLGPSLPAFVSPNVLNFLVENYQLTPISTPEEDLKKILSPQA, from the coding sequence ATGAGTCAGGAAATGTTTTGTTTTCAATGTGAACAGACAGCCGGATGTTCTGGCTGTACTAAAAAAACCGGTGTGTGCGGAAAATCCGCTGACACCGCTAAGCTTCAAGATGAGATTACAGGAGCGTTGATTGGCCTCGCCAAGTCTTTAGGGGAGAAACACGCTTCCAAAGAACAGATTCGCCTGATGGTCGAAGGGTTGTTCTCGACACTTACCAATGTAAATTTTGACAATGACGATCTGAACAGACAGCTATCCAAGATACGCGGCGTGAAGGCTCTGCTGGCCGACGCAGCGCCAGATTATTCCATGGAGCTTCTCTGGAACGCTCAGGAGGACATTCGTTCCTTAAAATCCCTGATTTTGTTCGGATTAAGAGGTGTAGCCGCCTATGCTTATCACGCAACGGTGCTAGGTTACGAGGACGACACCGTCAACCAGTTCTTCTTTGAGGCTATGCGCCTGCTGTCCAAAGACGGAGGAATGAATGATTTTCTTCCTACGGTTCTGAAAGTAGGAGAAGTCAACCTAAAATGCATGGAGCTTCTAGACCGAGCCAACACCCAGACCTACGGAATCCCTTCCCCTGTCACAGTGCCTTTGAAGGTGGAAAAAGGGCCTTTCATCGTCATCTCCGGCCATGACCTGAGAGACTTAAAACTTTTGCTGGAACAGACCGAGGGAAGAGGAATCCAGATCTATACCCACGGTGAGATGCTCCCGGCCCACGCTTATCCAGAGCTGAAAAAATACAGTCACTTAAAGGGGAATTTCGGAACCGCATGGCAGAATCAGCAGAAAGAATTCGCTGATCTCCCCGCTCCGATTTTGTTTACAACCAACTGCCTGATGCCGCCAAAGAGCAGCTACCAGGACCGCGTATTTACCACAGAGGTCGTCGCTTATCCTGGCATGGTTCACATCGGGGAAGACAAGGATTTCACACCTGTGATTGAGAAAGCCCTGGAACTTGGCGGGTACCGTGAGGACCAGAATTTTACTGGAATCAATGGCGGGACCCAAGTCACAACCGGCTTTGGACACCACACCATCTTATCTGTCGCTGACCAAGTCGCAGACGCAGTAAAATCCGGAGCCTTAAAGCATATTTTCCTGGTAGGCGGCTGCGACGGTGCGAGAGCCGGAAGAAACTACTATACAGAGTTCGTGCAGAAAACCCCGGCCGATACTGCCGTACTGACTCTGGCCTGCGGCAAATACCGATTCAATGACCTGTCCTTGGGAACGATCGGCAGTCTGCCCCGCCTGATGGACATGGGACAGTGCAATGATGCCTATGGAGCAATCCGCGTGGCGTCAGCTTTGGCCGAAGTCTTCCAGTGCGGCGTAAATGAGCTTCCCTTGACTTTGGTTCTGTCCTGGTACGAACAGAAGGCTGTCTGTATCCTGCTGACGCTTCTGCATCTTGGCATCCGCAACATCTATCTTGGCCCGAGCCTGCCGGCTTTCGTCTCTCCTAATGTGCTGAACTTCCTAGTAGAAAATTATCAGCTGACACCAATCAGTACTCCCGAGGAAGACCTGAAAAAAATTCTCAGCCCACAGGCATAA
- a CDS encoding N-acetyltransferase — MVRKFQKSDLELVMEIWLSGNEDAHPFISKEYWKSNFESVQEQLLEAEVYVFEADEVIKGFIGMQGNYIAGIFVKREFRRAGIGRQLLNYVKAGHSDLTLHVYQKNKAAVEFYRREGFCIISEEIESDTKEVTETMSWRQA, encoded by the coding sequence ATGGTACGAAAATTTCAGAAATCTGATTTAGAACTGGTTATGGAAATATGGCTCAGTGGAAATGAAGACGCCCATCCATTTATTTCAAAGGAGTACTGGAAATCGAATTTTGAGTCAGTGCAGGAGCAGCTTTTGGAGGCGGAAGTCTATGTTTTTGAAGCGGACGAAGTGATAAAAGGATTCATTGGAATGCAGGGAAATTATATCGCCGGAATTTTTGTGAAAAGAGAATTTCGCCGCGCCGGTATTGGCAGACAATTACTGAATTATGTCAAGGCAGGTCATTCTGATCTGACTCTTCATGTGTATCAAAAAAACAAAGCGGCGGTGGAATTTTACCGGCGGGAGGGATTCTGTATTATTTCAGAAGAGATAGAATCGGATACGAAAGAAGTGACTGAAACGATGAGCTGGCGTCAGGCTTAG
- a CDS encoding MarR family winged helix-turn-helix transcriptional regulator: MKKNVESMLGYFSQIRRVYANEINLRFQNENFSPNEISILILLSNNESINTSSQLRLILGVSKGLVSRSIDSLLSRELISCVQDPHDRRVQRIHLTQKAAPVILRLNKEIAEINEELLEDISEEEISQMERTMNKILERFKEKEN, from the coding sequence ATGAAAAAAAATGTAGAATCCATGCTGGGATATTTTTCCCAAATCAGGCGTGTCTATGCCAATGAGATCAACCTAAGATTTCAGAATGAGAATTTCTCTCCCAATGAAATCTCTATCCTCATTTTACTCTCCAACAACGAATCAATCAACACCAGTAGCCAGCTCCGATTGATTCTGGGAGTCTCAAAAGGTCTGGTCAGCAGAAGCATCGACTCTCTTTTGTCCCGGGAGCTGATCTCCTGTGTCCAGGACCCTCATGACAGAAGAGTTCAGCGGATTCATCTCACCCAGAAAGCCGCGCCTGTCATTCTCCGTCTAAACAAGGAAATCGCTGAGATCAACGAAGAATTGTTGGAAGATATTTCCGAAGAGGAGATCTCACAGATGGAGAGAACCATGAACAAAATTCTGGAACGTTTTAAGGAAAAGGAGAACTGA
- a CDS encoding MATE family efflux transporter: protein MKLKMSREVDLGKEPVRHLLFILAVPSITSQVVNALYNMVDRMYIGHIAEVGSTALTGVGVCFPIIMIVSAFAALMGMGGAPRASISMGKKDNETAEKIMGNCFAALIVVALLLTTAVLLFREPLLYLFGASENTIVYADKYIRIYAIGTIFVQLTLGMNAFISAQGFSKISMLTVIIGAVTNIVLDPIFIFGLGMGVEGAALATILSQALSAAWAVKFLSGKNTILRLKKKNFRIKPSILLPCVALGVAPFTMQATESILVLCFNSSLLKYGGDLAVGAMTILSSVMQFAMLPLQGLTQGGQPIISYNYGARNADRVKQAFKLQTICAFGYATILWAAIQLVPSAFVAIFTNDPQLSEITQWALRVYMAGVLLMGLQISCQQSFIAFGNSKISAFLAVFRKIVLLIPLIFILPSFMTDKVLAVFLAEPIADIIAVMTTVTLFALEFKKIMKDLRSDPNPSESLSRS, encoded by the coding sequence ATGAAACTGAAAATGTCTAGAGAAGTGGACTTAGGAAAAGAACCCGTCCGGCACCTACTATTTATATTGGCTGTGCCGTCCATCACTTCCCAAGTCGTAAACGCACTCTATAACATGGTAGACCGTATGTATATCGGTCATATTGCTGAGGTGGGCTCCACAGCTTTGACCGGCGTCGGCGTGTGTTTCCCAATTATTATGATTGTCTCAGCTTTCGCTGCACTCATGGGCATGGGCGGAGCTCCTAGAGCCAGTATTTCTATGGGGAAAAAAGACAACGAGACCGCTGAAAAAATTATGGGAAACTGCTTCGCTGCCCTGATCGTCGTAGCTCTGCTTCTGACCACAGCAGTTCTGTTGTTTCGGGAACCTTTACTCTATCTGTTCGGTGCCAGTGAAAACACCATTGTGTATGCTGACAAATACATCCGCATCTATGCCATAGGCACCATTTTCGTTCAGCTAACTCTAGGGATGAATGCTTTCATCTCCGCCCAAGGCTTCTCGAAAATCAGTATGCTGACTGTCATCATCGGCGCTGTCACTAACATCGTCCTGGACCCTATTTTCATCTTTGGATTGGGAATGGGTGTAGAAGGCGCGGCCCTGGCCACAATTTTATCCCAAGCGCTGAGCGCAGCCTGGGCAGTGAAATTCCTGTCTGGAAAGAACACAATATTGAGGCTAAAGAAGAAAAACTTTCGAATCAAGCCATCGATTCTGCTGCCCTGCGTGGCCTTAGGCGTCGCCCCCTTTACCATGCAGGCCACCGAGAGCATCCTGGTTCTCTGTTTTAATTCCTCTTTACTAAAATACGGCGGCGACTTGGCTGTGGGCGCGATGACCATCCTCTCTAGCGTCATGCAGTTTGCAATGCTGCCTCTACAGGGACTCACCCAGGGCGGACAACCAATCATCAGTTACAATTACGGGGCGCGTAACGCAGACAGGGTAAAACAAGCATTCAAACTGCAGACTATCTGCGCGTTCGGCTATGCGACAATCCTGTGGGCTGCTATCCAGCTAGTTCCCTCCGCTTTTGTCGCAATCTTCACCAACGATCCGCAGTTGTCTGAAATTACCCAGTGGGCCCTTAGGGTATACATGGCCGGAGTTCTTCTGATGGGACTTCAAATTTCCTGCCAACAGAGCTTTATCGCCTTCGGAAATTCCAAAATCAGCGCTTTCCTTGCTGTTTTTCGTAAGATCGTACTTTTGATTCCGCTGATTTTCATTCTCCCGTCTTTTATGACCGACAAAGTCCTGGCTGTCTTCCTGGCCGAGCCTATCGCAGATATCATCGCCGTCATGACCACAGTTACGTTATTTGCTCTGGAATTTAAGAAAATCATGAAAGATCTGCGCAGTGACCCAAATCCTTCTGAGTCTCTCTCGCGCAGCTAA
- a CDS encoding SOS response-associated peptidase, whose amino-acid sequence MCGRYYIDDAAVKAIVTLVRSIDRDLKFGKKRDIYPSNESLALYEGMGQVEAGWMKWGYPGFQKDSLLINARAESALEKRTFAEDIQTRRCVLPAGGFYEWNSRKEKCSFWRADASVLYMAGCFHIWENKKCFVILTTEANASVAGVHSRMPLVLEPDEVKTWILDGNSVSELLKKKPTLLERSQEYEQLSLF is encoded by the coding sequence ATGTGCGGACGGTATTATATTGATGATGCGGCAGTGAAGGCGATTGTGACATTGGTACGGAGCATTGACAGAGATTTGAAATTCGGCAAAAAGAGGGATATCTATCCGTCAAACGAAAGCCTTGCTCTGTACGAGGGAATGGGGCAGGTAGAGGCAGGGTGGATGAAATGGGGCTATCCAGGGTTCCAAAAGGACAGCTTGCTGATTAATGCCAGGGCTGAGAGCGCATTGGAGAAGAGAACTTTTGCAGAGGATATCCAGACTCGCAGGTGTGTACTTCCTGCGGGAGGCTTCTATGAGTGGAACAGCCGAAAAGAAAAGTGTAGCTTTTGGAGGGCGGATGCTTCAGTTTTGTACATGGCGGGCTGCTTTCACATCTGGGAGAATAAAAAATGTTTTGTGATTCTGACGACAGAGGCTAATGCCTCGGTGGCTGGGGTCCATAGCCGGATGCCTCTGGTCTTGGAACCAGATGAGGTGAAAACCTGGATTTTGGATGGAAATTCGGTCAGTGAACTGCTCAAAAAAAAGCCCACACTCTTGGAGCGAAGCCAGGAGTATGAGCAATTGTCGCTTTTTTAG
- a CDS encoding GNAT family N-acetyltransferase, with the protein MELHFEPITEENRKEAEALSPAPGQENYIESVADCMREADERDSWRPLGIYDGSTLVGFAMYGFFQEYLPAGRVWLDRLLIDRHFQHRGYGQIAVSCLLNRIWKEYGCSKIYLSVYSDNTAAINLYRKLGFAFNGELDLKGEKVMVCHSRGWSAEP; encoded by the coding sequence ATGGAACTACATTTTGAGCCGATTACTGAAGAGAACAGAAAAGAAGCTGAGGCTTTAAGCCCTGCCCCTGGGCAAGAAAATTATATTGAAAGTGTTGCAGACTGCATGAGAGAAGCAGACGAACGGGACTCTTGGCGTCCGCTCGGTATCTATGACGGTAGCACACTGGTAGGGTTCGCTATGTATGGTTTTTTTCAGGAATATCTTCCGGCCGGCCGTGTCTGGCTGGACCGCCTGCTTATCGACCGTCATTTTCAACACAGAGGCTATGGCCAAATAGCCGTCTCCTGCCTGCTTAATAGAATTTGGAAGGAATATGGCTGCTCTAAAATCTACCTGAGCGTATACAGCGACAACACCGCAGCCATAAACCTCTACCGAAAACTAGGATTTGCTTTTAATGGTGAGTTGGACTTAAAAGGAGAAAAAGTAATGGTCTGTCACTCCCGTGGCTGGTCAGCAGAGCCTTGA
- a CDS encoding GNAT family N-acetyltransferase produces MEIKKVENHKKQFLSLLLLADEQEDMVDKYIDKGVMYVLDDNGIKGECVITDEGGGVLEIKNIAILPKWQGKGYGRALIDFISAKYREKYSVLQVGTGDSPLTIPFYEKCGFTRSHSIKNFFTDNYNHPIYECDIQLVDMIYLQRKL; encoded by the coding sequence ATGGAAATCAAAAAAGTGGAAAATCACAAAAAACAATTTCTCTCGTTATTGTTGCTGGCAGACGAGCAAGAAGATATGGTAGACAAATATATTGACAAAGGCGTCATGTATGTGTTAGACGATAATGGAATCAAAGGTGAATGTGTAATAACAGATGAAGGTGGAGGTGTGCTAGAAATCAAAAATATTGCCATCCTACCGAAATGGCAGGGAAAAGGATACGGCAGAGCTCTAATTGACTTCATCTCCGCAAAATATAGAGAAAAATACTCTGTACTCCAAGTCGGCACAGGGGATAGCCCGCTGACGATTCCTTTTTATGAAAAATGCGGATTTACCCGCTCCCACAGTATTAAAAACTTTTTTACAGACAATTACAACCACCCAATATATGAATGCGACATTCAGTTGGTGGATATGATCTATTTGCAAAGGAAACTATAA
- a CDS encoding TraX family protein gives MEKNYKILNRDHIKYLAILLMTFNHIAHILMIPDTIAYEIFEDMGYFTSITMCYFLVEGYFYTHSRKNYAKRLFIFALISEVPYLLAMGYFQLNVMFTFLICLCILSIMESKRNTIQKILSILGLILLSVLCDCALILPIATILFKLSRGNRKKQIQAWVIMCAIFFVLNVPGYASTNVPYPFLSGYALLHSFYSIIAWILAGIIILVFYNGKKSGKYEFLNKWLFYVYYPMHLLVLWSIQYFLIK, from the coding sequence ATGGAAAAGAATTATAAGATTTTAAATAGAGATCACATAAAATATTTAGCAATCCTTTTGATGACGTTTAACCACATCGCGCATATCCTTATGATACCTGATACGATAGCATATGAAATATTTGAAGATATGGGGTATTTTACTTCAATCACCATGTGCTATTTCTTAGTTGAAGGATATTTTTATACCCATTCGCGAAAGAATTATGCAAAGCGTTTGTTTATTTTCGCCTTAATATCAGAGGTCCCCTATTTGTTAGCTATGGGATATTTCCAGCTGAATGTTATGTTCACGTTCTTAATCTGCCTTTGTATTTTATCAATAATGGAAAGTAAGCGAAACACAATTCAAAAGATATTATCTATTTTAGGTTTGATTTTATTATCAGTGCTGTGTGATTGTGCGCTGATTCTTCCAATAGCTACAATATTGTTTAAACTTAGCAGGGGAAATAGAAAAAAACAAATCCAAGCATGGGTAATAATGTGTGCTATTTTCTTTGTGTTGAACGTGCCAGGATATGCATCTACTAATGTACCGTATCCATTTTTATCAGGATATGCCTTATTGCATAGCTTTTATTCAATAATTGCTTGGATTTTGGCGGGGATTATAATTTTGGTATTTTATAATGGAAAAAAGTCTGGGAAATACGAGTTCCTGAACAAATGGTTATTTTATGTGTATTATCCAATGCATTTATTAGTGCTGTGGAGTATTCAATATTTTCTAATAAAATAG
- a CDS encoding MerR family transcriptional regulator, translated as MAKYKAIPQGFMTVGEVAKKMGVTVRTLQYYDKEELLSPSSESKGGRRLYTNKDLVTLHQIISLKSLGFSLGDIKQRLISLESPTDFANVLTKQADSIREKIEHLTASLTAIEQLKKEVLQMQTVNFKKYADIIVNLQMKNGSYYLIKRFDDDTLDHIRNRFDKESGLNFMDRFNRLSDEIIELQKASVSPESEKCQRVVKEYWGLIMEFTNGDMSMLPKLMEIGNIDTATNAWEERQKIVNDYLEPALQIYFSRLGTNPFEEIQ; from the coding sequence ATGGCAAAATACAAAGCAATTCCACAAGGTTTTATGACAGTGGGCGAAGTAGCAAAGAAAATGGGTGTTACCGTTCGTACTCTTCAATACTATGACAAAGAAGAACTGCTTTCTCCATCATCAGAAAGCAAAGGTGGGCGCAGGCTTTATACAAATAAAGATTTAGTTACACTTCATCAAATTATATCCTTAAAATCATTAGGATTTTCCTTGGGTGATATAAAGCAACGTTTAATTTCGTTGGAATCACCGACTGATTTTGCGAACGTTCTTACTAAACAGGCAGATAGCATACGGGAGAAGATAGAGCATCTAACAGCTTCTTTGACAGCAATAGAACAGTTAAAAAAAGAAGTGTTGCAAATGCAGACAGTCAATTTTAAGAAGTATGCAGATATTATTGTCAATCTGCAAATGAAAAATGGATCTTACTACCTCATTAAGCGTTTCGATGATGATACTCTTGACCATATCCGTAATCGGTTTGACAAGGAAAGTGGTTTAAATTTTATGGATAGATTTAACCGTCTAAGTGACGAAATTATAGAACTTCAAAAGGCAAGCGTGTCTCCTGAAAGTGAAAAATGCCAACGAGTTGTAAAAGAATATTGGGGACTGATTATGGAATTTACCAACGGTGATATGAGTATGCTCCCAAAATTGATGGAGATTGGTAATATTGATACTGCTACAAATGCTTGGGAAGAAAGACAAAAAATTGTAAACGACTATTTAGAACCGGCTTTGCAGATCTATTTCTCAAGACTTGGAACAAATCCATTTGAGGAGATACAATGA
- a CDS encoding ABC transporter ATP-binding protein, translating to MNSAIQVRGLKKSYDNNIVLNGLDFQIEKGEIFALLGVNGAGKTTTFECIEGLRKYDSGTIMVNGKMGIQLQSSSLPAHIKPMEAIKLFAKWNGVKIDYTMLNTLDIKEIEKKQYAQLSTGQKRRLHLALALIGNPDIIFLDEPTAGLDVEGRVSLHEQIRKLKLQGKTIVLASHDMAEVETLCDRIAILNSGNIVFCGTASELTNKVGRKYFIHIKTEQGDNTFKTDNIENTLISLLSDLRQKGIQVLDIKVDRGTLEQHFIEIARRESK from the coding sequence ATGAATAGTGCAATACAAGTTCGTGGATTAAAGAAAAGCTATGACAACAACATTGTCCTCAATGGGCTTGATTTTCAAATTGAAAAAGGGGAAATCTTTGCTTTGCTCGGTGTCAATGGTGCAGGAAAAACGACCACCTTTGAATGTATTGAAGGTTTGAGAAAATATGATAGCGGTACAATTATGGTAAACGGGAAAATGGGTATTCAGTTACAATCTTCATCTTTGCCTGCCCATATCAAGCCAATGGAAGCTATAAAATTATTTGCAAAATGGAATGGAGTAAAAATTGATTATACGATGCTTAACACCCTCGACATTAAAGAGATTGAAAAGAAACAGTATGCACAGTTATCCACAGGACAAAAAAGGCGATTACATTTAGCCCTTGCACTTATTGGTAATCCAGATATTATTTTTCTCGATGAGCCGACAGCAGGGCTTGATGTTGAAGGTAGGGTTTCGCTCCACGAGCAAATTCGCAAACTTAAATTACAAGGAAAAACAATCGTTCTAGCAAGTCACGATATGGCAGAAGTAGAAACCTTATGTGATCGTATTGCTATTTTGAATAGCGGAAATATAGTCTTTTGCGGCACAGCTTCGGAACTGACCAATAAGGTAGGAAGAAAATACTTTATCCATATCAAAACAGAGCAAGGGGACAACACTTTTAAGACAGATAATATTGAAAATACTTTGATTTCCCTGCTCAGTGATTTGAGACAAAAAGGGATTCAGGTATTAGATATTAAAGTTGACCGTGGCACGCTGGAACAGCATTTTATCGAAATTGCAAGGAGGGAATCAAAATGA
- a CDS encoding ABC transporter permease — protein sequence MNGFLYGIALQWKLDIRSKSMLVTCYIVPLIFFLFMGGIFTSVMPEMRSTLIQSMIVMSVSMGAFIGLPPSLIETYGSDVKKVYKANGVPLYLGLVTMFLSAFVHLMISSVIILLLAPILFEATLPVQLPFFFLALAIYIIVSLSIGSILGLTVKNQAKLTMIAQLVFLPSIMLSGIMFPIELLPDFLKTIRYIYPASWGYRLMLDYGFHLQNLWYLIAIFFAVIIVCGIILKKQKVK from the coding sequence ATGAATGGGTTTTTATATGGTATAGCATTACAGTGGAAATTAGATATACGTAGTAAATCTATGTTAGTAACCTGCTACATCGTTCCGCTTATTTTCTTCCTGTTTATGGGGGGTATTTTTACTTCTGTTATGCCTGAAATGAGAAGCACACTGATACAATCTATGATTGTAATGAGCGTTTCAATGGGAGCGTTTATTGGGTTACCGCCATCATTGATTGAAACTTATGGAAGTGATGTAAAAAAAGTTTATAAAGCAAATGGCGTACCTTTATATTTAGGTCTTGTTACAATGTTCCTTTCTGCGTTTGTGCATTTAATGATTAGTAGCGTTATTATATTGCTGCTTGCTCCTATATTGTTCGAGGCAACCTTGCCAGTGCAGCTTCCATTTTTCTTTCTTGCGCTTGCTATATACATCATCGTCTCGCTGAGTATTGGAAGTATATTGGGGCTAACTGTGAAAAATCAGGCAAAGCTAACGATGATAGCACAACTTGTGTTTTTACCGTCGATTATGCTTTCGGGGATTATGTTCCCTATCGAATTGCTGCCGGATTTTCTCAAAACCATCAGATATATTTACCCCGCTTCTTGGGGATACCGATTGATGTTAGACTATGGTTTTCACCTTCAAAATCTATGGTATCTAATCGCTATCTTTTTCGCGGTGATAATTGTATGTGGGATAATACTGAAAAAACAAAAAGTAAAATAG
- a CDS encoding ABC transporter permease, whose amino-acid sequence MRLFMLEMKRLVKTRRTLILVFIALVFSVIMAYLPVSFESINRPGEDGSIVELDGLEALQFKKNYYRKTNGEVTPEKVAEALRIYQSYVREYGTLDEVPLDLYVENILAVRPVLQGLSEAFADPKTGIGTDLMKINPDEVEESYYEKCRNHLNDIMNLEQKKYPAARQYAADKYSKVEVPFQLYTGVSRDAFDYTELYILVLMVLCTAIAAPIFANEYQTGSDNIFRCAKYGRMRFAVVRITASCCIFIAVFILGMAIHLTILNLAFGTECLKTSMQMLFSIINLPNMNLGQLQLTLAVCGGISLIASMSCALFLSAKCKDSLTALLISFVVLFLPIFAYFGLGGSTWLSTILPSAGIGMQNSFLYQFVDFQFLHLGKLSLWTPYVIFISAVIEIPAFLILAVRTYCRRQRL is encoded by the coding sequence ATGCGTCTATTTATGTTGGAAATGAAGCGGCTTGTAAAGACACGTCGTACTTTAATTTTAGTTTTTATAGCGTTGGTGTTTTCAGTGATTATGGCTTATCTGCCAGTAAGCTTTGAATCCATCAATCGGCCGGGAGAAGACGGGAGTATTGTGGAATTGGACGGTTTGGAGGCCCTTCAATTTAAGAAAAATTATTACAGAAAAACTAATGGTGAAGTTACACCGGAAAAAGTAGCAGAGGCTTTGAGAATATATCAGAGTTATGTGAGAGAATATGGTACCTTAGATGAGGTTCCATTGGATTTATATGTTGAAAATATTTTGGCCGTCAGACCAGTCCTACAGGGGCTTTCAGAGGCATTTGCTGACCCTAAGACTGGAATAGGGACAGATTTGATGAAGATTAACCCGGATGAGGTGGAGGAGAGTTATTATGAAAAATGCAGGAACCATCTGAATGATATTATGAACCTTGAACAGAAAAAATATCCGGCTGCCAGACAGTATGCGGCAGACAAATATTCCAAGGTGGAAGTTCCCTTTCAGCTCTATACAGGGGTGAGCAGAGACGCTTTTGACTATACTGAGCTGTATATTTTGGTCTTGATGGTCCTGTGTACTGCAATTGCAGCACCGATTTTTGCCAACGAATATCAGACTGGCAGTGACAACATTTTTCGTTGTGCGAAATATGGACGAATGAGGTTTGCTGTTGTGAGGATCACTGCATCCTGCTGTATTTTTATTGCTGTTTTTATTCTGGGAATGGCCATTCATTTGACGATTCTCAACCTCGCATTTGGAACAGAATGTCTGAAAACTTCCATGCAGATGCTGTTTTCAATCATAAATCTGCCCAATATGAATTTGGGCCAGCTTCAGTTGACTTTGGCAGTTTGCGGAGGTATTTCGTTGATTGCGAGTATGAGTTGTGCACTGTTTTTATCCGCAAAGTGTAAAGATTCTTTGACGGCTCTTTTGATTTCTTTTGTGGTACTATTTTTACCGATTTTTGCTTATTTTGGATTGGGTGGTTCCACGTGGCTTTCGACGATACTTCCTTCCGCAGGCATTGGTATGCAAAATAGTTTTCTCTATCAGTTTGTGGATTTTCAGTTTCTGCACCTTGGAAAATTGAGTCTCTGGACACCATATGTTATCTTCATTTCAGCGGTGATTGAGATTCCGGCCTTTCTGATACTGGCAGTTCGCACTTACTGCAGACGGCAGCGGTTATAA